A DNA window from Haliovirga abyssi contains the following coding sequences:
- the rbfA gene encoding 30S ribosome-binding factor RbfA, with product MNKRRLAGIEKEMARFISKLFYEEVKNPKIKGLVSITKVKVTEDMKFADVYVSVFNADAKEVLKGVEEVKRFLRKRVSEEMRLRYVPELRIKHDDSMEYGAKIDKILNDLKH from the coding sequence ATGAATAAAAGAAGATTAGCAGGAATAGAAAAAGAGATGGCTAGATTTATAAGTAAGCTATTTTATGAAGAAGTGAAAAATCCTAAAATAAAAGGATTAGTATCTATTACAAAAGTAAAAGTTACAGAAGATATGAAATTTGCAGATGTATATGTAAGTGTTTTTAATGCAGATGCAAAAGAAGTTTTGAAGGGTGTGGAAGAAGTAAAAAGATTTTTAAGAAAAAGAGTAAGCGAAGAGATGAGACTTAGATATGTTCCAGAACTTAGAATAAAACATGATGATAGTATGGAATATGGAGCTAAAATAGATAAAATATTAAATGATTTGAAACATTAA
- a CDS encoding DUF448 domain-containing protein, with translation MKSNPIRTCVACKETAEKATLFKLVEREGKYVLDEKHKMDGRSIYICKSPLCVKKISKNKKYNIDTELLLLLMNKIKIARKEPIKALKSIINSGKVTFGIKLVQEQVARNKASLLVLAEDISKKNEEKIKFGIKDKKIPIVKFSTKEELGELFGKDEVTVIAILNKKIAGGFFKALGR, from the coding sequence ATGAAGAGTAATCCAATAAGAACTTGCGTAGCTTGTAAAGAAACAGCAGAGAAGGCAACTCTTTTTAAATTAGTAGAGCGAGAAGGAAAATATGTATTAGATGAAAAACATAAAATGGATGGTAGAAGTATATATATATGCAAATCACCACTTTGTGTAAAAAAGATTTCAAAAAATAAAAAATATAATATTGATACAGAACTATTATTATTACTTATGAACAAAATAAAAATAGCGAGAAAAGAGCCAATAAAAGCTTTGAAATCTATAATAAACTCAGGAAAAGTAACATTTGGAATAAAACTTGTACAAGAGCAAGTGGCTAGAAATAAAGCTTCTTTACTTGTGTTAGCTGAAGATATAAGTAAAAAAAATGAAGAAAAAATAAAATTTGGAATAAAGGATAAAAAAATTCCTATTGTAAAATTTTCGACAAAAGAAGAATTAGGAGAGTTGTTTGGAAAAGACGAAGTTACTGTTATTGCAATTTTAAATAAAAAAATTGCAGGAGGTTTTTTTAAAGCGTTAGGGAGGTAA
- the recJ gene encoding single-stranded-DNA-specific exonuclease RecJ, translating into MEWDCVNADIDKVRDISKKYNISQRLGTILNVRNITLDNEIKLLLDVDYKNFNSPFDFEDMEEVVKCILEKREEGKKIFIYGDYDVDGITSVAFLVIALRNIGFDVGYYIPNRMEEGYGLNKKSIEYIKANNGNLIITVDIGINSEEEINHARKLGMDIIVTDHHKVLETDNYKVLTINPKISKNYKFEFLAGAGVALKLAQAIYIYDDKKLEDLYKFIDIVMIGTVADVMPLSGENRIIVKKGLELINNSNIKGLKYLIHYLRLDHKKISTSDISFNISPMLNALGRIKDSKIGVDFFLEEDEFKIYNIIEEMKEANKTRRSLERKIYQDVEKKLKTLGSKKYIFYSSSEWHPGVIGVVAARISLKYKLPTILISINGDYGKASCRSVKGINIFEILNQKSDKFIRFGGHDFAVGFIAKKDNLEELENHLKNRLENFDVCTLKKRQKLDMEIKSLEEINEDFFEDMDKLAPFGLENEQPVFLTKGVYFDSIRYFGVDMQHFKCYIRKDNMLLASISFNIAHKLKEILSLAQKFDIIYYPEKIWNKGEEIVQLKIKDFKESIDENKMF; encoded by the coding sequence ATGGAATGGGATTGTGTGAATGCAGATATAGATAAAGTTAGGGATATATCTAAAAAATATAATATCTCTCAAAGACTGGGAACTATATTAAATGTAAGGAATATAACTTTAGATAATGAAATAAAATTGTTATTAGATGTTGACTATAAAAATTTTAATTCTCCATTTGATTTTGAAGATATGGAAGAAGTGGTAAAATGTATATTAGAAAAAAGAGAAGAAGGAAAAAAAATTTTTATATATGGAGATTATGATGTAGATGGAATAACCTCTGTAGCATTTCTCGTTATTGCTCTTAGAAATATAGGGTTTGATGTTGGATATTATATTCCAAATAGAATGGAAGAGGGATATGGTTTAAATAAAAAATCTATTGAGTATATAAAAGCTAATAATGGAAATTTAATTATCACAGTTGATATTGGAATAAATTCTGAGGAAGAGATTAATCACGCAAGAAAATTAGGTATGGATATAATTGTAACTGACCATCATAAAGTGTTGGAAACTGATAATTATAAAGTACTAACTATAAATCCTAAAATAAGTAAAAATTATAAATTTGAGTTTCTTGCAGGAGCAGGAGTTGCTCTAAAATTAGCTCAAGCAATATATATTTATGATGATAAAAAATTAGAAGATTTATATAAATTTATAGATATAGTTATGATTGGGACAGTTGCAGATGTAATGCCCTTATCTGGAGAAAATAGAATAATAGTAAAAAAAGGGCTTGAACTTATAAATAATAGTAATATAAAAGGGTTAAAATATTTAATACACTATTTAAGATTAGACCATAAAAAAATCAGCACAAGTGATATTAGTTTTAATATTTCACCAATGTTAAATGCTTTAGGTAGAATCAAAGATTCTAAAATAGGAGTAGATTTTTTTCTTGAAGAAGATGAGTTTAAAATTTATAATATTATAGAAGAGATGAAAGAAGCAAATAAAACAAGACGTTCTTTAGAACGAAAAATATATCAAGATGTAGAAAAAAAATTAAAAACATTAGGTAGTAAGAAATATATTTTTTATTCTAGCAGCGAGTGGCATCCTGGTGTAATAGGTGTAGTAGCAGCTAGAATTTCATTAAAATATAAATTACCTACAATATTAATTTCTATTAATGGGGATTATGGCAAAGCATCTTGTAGAAGTGTTAAAGGAATAAATATTTTTGAGATACTAAATCAAAAGTCAGATAAATTTATTAGATTTGGAGGACATGATTTTGCAGTTGGATTTATAGCAAAAAAAGATAATTTAGAGGAACTGGAAAATCATTTAAAAAATAGGTTGGAAAATTTTGATGTTTGTACTCTAAAAAAACGACAAAAATTAGATATGGAAATAAAAAGCTTAGAGGAAATTAATGAAGATTTTTTTGAAGATATGGATAAATTAGCACCTTTTGGATTAGAAAATGAACAACCTGTTTTTTTAACAAAAGGAGTGTATTTTGATTCAATAAGATATTTTGGAGTTGATATGCAGCACTTTAAGTGTTATATAAGAAAAGATAATATGTTATTGGCTTCTATATCCTTTAATATTGCACATAAATTAAAAGAAATATTGTCATTAGCTCAAAAATTTGATATAATTTATTATCCAGAAAAAATATGGAATAAAGGTGAGGAAATAGTACAGCTAAAAATAAAAGATTTTAAAGAAAGTATAGATGAAAATAAAATGTTTTAA
- the infB gene encoding translation initiation factor IF-2 has protein sequence MTHKIRVHELAKEYGISNKDFLEKLNEWDIAVSSHLSGLTEEQVEIIKKKLDVKKSKKEKMKEQKEEQRKAKEMKKAKIAEEKAKEEELKVINILSEITIKELAEKMNISPTEIIKTLFLQGKAFTINSNIEFELVEEIAESYGYLVEQEEKEEETYGEKFSLEIEDKEEELLDRPPVITVMGHVDHGKTSLLDAIKETTVAEGEAGGITQRIGAYQIIKDGQKITFIDTPGHEAFTEMRARGAKVTDIAVLVVAADDGVMPQTIEAIAHAKEAEVPIIVAVNKIDKDGANPMRVKQELSEYDLLPAEWGGTTDFVEISAKKRINLQDLLDTIVVTAEILELKANPKKRAKAVVLESRLDQQRGPVADILMQEGTLKVGDTVIAGESYGKVRAMTDDKGKRIKEALPSQPVEIIGFDKVPEAGDVVYAVQNDKQGKKIVEQMQLENKARDYQQRGHISLDRLHDKIEGEEFKELKLIIKADTRGSVEVLKESISKLSNEEVAVKIIYAAAGAISEGDVKLAEASDAIIIGFNVRPSTKARLEAEKEEVEIRNYNVIYHLTEELAEAIKGMLSPKFKEVYQGRVEIKKVFKITNVGNIGGAVVVDGLIKRNSEIRVLRNGIIVYTGELSSLKRFTSDAKDAIVGQECGIGIANFNDIKEGDIIEAYMMEEIPR, from the coding sequence ATGACACATAAAATAAGAGTGCATGAATTAGCAAAAGAATATGGGATTTCAAATAAAGATTTTTTAGAAAAATTAAATGAGTGGGATATTGCAGTTTCATCTCATTTATCAGGATTGACAGAGGAGCAGGTTGAAATAATTAAGAAAAAATTAGATGTTAAAAAAAGTAAAAAAGAAAAAATGAAAGAACAAAAAGAGGAACAAAGAAAAGCTAAAGAGATGAAAAAAGCCAAAATAGCAGAAGAAAAAGCCAAGGAAGAAGAGTTAAAAGTTATAAACATTTTAAGTGAAATAACAATAAAAGAGTTAGCAGAAAAAATGAATATTTCGCCTACTGAAATAATTAAAACTTTATTTCTTCAAGGTAAAGCATTTACAATAAATAGTAATATAGAGTTTGAATTAGTAGAAGAGATAGCAGAATCATATGGATATTTAGTAGAACAAGAAGAAAAAGAAGAAGAAACATATGGTGAGAAATTTAGTTTGGAAATAGAAGATAAAGAAGAAGAGTTATTAGATAGACCGCCAGTAATAACTGTAATGGGGCATGTTGATCATGGTAAAACTTCGTTATTAGATGCAATAAAAGAGACAACAGTTGCTGAAGGAGAAGCTGGAGGAATCACTCAAAGAATAGGTGCATATCAAATAATAAAAGATGGACAAAAAATAACATTTATAGATACTCCAGGTCATGAAGCTTTTACGGAAATGAGAGCTCGTGGAGCAAAAGTTACAGATATAGCAGTATTAGTAGTAGCTGCTGATGATGGAGTTATGCCACAAACAATAGAGGCAATAGCTCATGCTAAGGAAGCAGAAGTACCTATAATTGTAGCAGTAAATAAAATAGATAAAGATGGAGCTAATCCAATGAGAGTGAAACAAGAACTTTCAGAATATGATTTGTTACCAGCTGAATGGGGAGGAACTACAGATTTTGTAGAAATTTCTGCGAAAAAAAGAATTAATTTACAAGATTTATTAGATACAATTGTAGTAACAGCTGAAATTTTAGAATTAAAAGCTAATCCTAAAAAAAGAGCAAAAGCAGTTGTTTTAGAATCAAGATTAGACCAACAAAGAGGTCCAGTTGCAGATATTTTGATGCAAGAAGGGACTTTGAAAGTAGGAGATACAGTTATAGCAGGAGAATCATATGGTAAAGTAAGAGCTATGACAGATGATAAAGGAAAAAGAATAAAAGAAGCATTACCATCTCAACCAGTAGAAATTATAGGGTTTGATAAAGTTCCTGAAGCTGGAGATGTAGTTTATGCAGTTCAAAATGATAAACAAGGTAAAAAAATAGTTGAACAAATGCAATTAGAAAATAAAGCAAGAGATTATCAACAAAGAGGTCATATAAGTCTTGATAGACTTCATGATAAAATAGAAGGCGAAGAATTTAAAGAGTTAAAATTAATAATAAAAGCTGATACAAGAGGTTCTGTAGAAGTATTAAAAGAATCTATTTCAAAGTTATCAAATGAAGAAGTTGCAGTAAAAATAATTTATGCAGCAGCAGGAGCTATATCAGAAGGAGATGTAAAATTAGCAGAAGCATCAGATGCTATTATTATAGGATTTAATGTAAGACCTTCTACAAAAGCTAGATTAGAAGCTGAAAAAGAAGAAGTTGAAATTAGAAATTATAATGTTATTTATCATTTAACTGAAGAGCTAGCAGAAGCTATAAAAGGTATGCTTTCGCCTAAATTTAAAGAGGTTTATCAAGGAAGAGTTGAAATAAAAAAAGTATTTAAAATAACAAATGTAGGAAATATAGGTGGAGCAGTTGTAGTAGATGGATTAATAAAAAGAAATTCTGAAATTAGAGTTTTGAGGAATGGAATAATTGTATATACAGGAGAATTATCTTCATTAAAAAGATTTACTAGTGATGCAAAAGATGCAATAGTAGGTCAAGAATGTGGAATTGGAATAGCAAACTTTAATGATATAAAAGAGGGCGACATTATAGAAGCTTATATGATGGAAGAAATTCCTAGATAG